GTATTGCGCGCCCAGCTCGCGCGCGAGTCGTTGTGCGCGTCCCAGCCTTACCTCACCGCCCTCGATATCGATCAGCAGCGCCGGACAGGCCATCGGTTGCAGCGCAGGCCAATCCCGCAAGCGGCCATCGGTCAGCACCAGCAGGCGTTGGCTCTCGCCCGGCTTTTGCCGCTGGCGCTTTTCCAGCCAGGCTTGTGCCTGTTGCAGCGCCTCGATCAGTGGCGTGCCGCCGCCAGCACCGAGCCGATCCAGCCATTCCTGCAACTGCGTGGATGCCTTCTGCCCCTGCCAGAGCCAGCGGGGTTGCGTTCCGGTGGCGTGCAACACGGCGAGGCGGGCGCGTTGGCGGTAGGCCTGTTCGAAGGTGTCGGCGAGCACGCCTTTGGCCTGGGCGAGAGCGCCGTGGCGGCGGGTGCTGGCGGAGGCATCGACGATCACCAGCCAGAGCTCGGCGGACTTCCGGCTGCGTGCGCGCAGGACGAGATCGGCGCGCCTTTGCGGGCGGCCGTTGCACAGGGTGGCGGGCCAGTCGATGCGGCCAGCCGCACCGTGCTGGCGGGCGCCGCTGCGGCCGCCGGCGAGTTGGCCGGGTCTGGGGGAGGCATCCGCGCCAGGGGCCGGGCGCGGGCGGATGCTCAAGGCTTTTTTGGCCAGCCCGTGAGCTGTCGGCGCTCGCCCATCGCGATGCTCTGCGCGGGCAGTTCGCCCCACTGGCCTTCGCCGTTCGAGGTGCCGGCTTGCCGGGGCGGCTGGCTGGGGGCCTGCTCCGATTGTGCTTGTGCGCTCGGTTGCTGAGCGCAGTGGCGGCGGCGATGGGCGAGGGCGAAGTGCTCCACCGCATCGATGTCGCTCGATTCGATATTCGTCGCGCCACGCCAGGCCGCATGGGCGCGCGCGGCGCGCAGCCAGACGAGGTCGGCGCGCAGGCCGTCGACGCCGGCGGCGTGGCAGCGTTCGGCGATCTGCTCCAGCGCGGCATCATCCAGGGCAATCGCCACCAGCCGCTGGCGCGCATCGTGGCAACGCTGGCGCAGTGCCTGTTGCGCGTCGTGCCAGTGTTCGAGGAACGCCTGCGGGTTGGCATCGAAGGCGAGCCGGCGGCGGACGATCTCGGCGCGCTCGGCAGGAGCCGGGGCGCCTTCGAGCTGGACCTTGAGGCCGAAGCGGTCCAGCAACTGCGGGCGCAGTTCTCCCTCCTCGGGGTTCATGGTGCCGATCAGCACGAAGCGCGCCGGGTGGCTGTGGGAAAGGCCGTCACGCTCGATCAGGTTGATTCCGCTGGCGGCCACATCGAGCAGCAGGTCCACCAGGTGATCGGCCAGCAGGTTCACTTCGTCCACATAGAGCACGCCGCCGTGGGCATGGGCCAGCACGCCGGGGGAGAACTGGGCGCGGCCTTCGCCGAGGGCGGCATCCAGGTCGAGGGTGCCGACGATACGCTCCTCGCTGGCGCCCAGCGGCAGGGTGACGAAGCGCCCGCCATCCAGCAGGTCGGCGACGCCCCGCGCCAGGGTCGATTTGGCCATGCCGCGCGGCCCCTCGATCAGCACGCCGCCGATGGCCGGATCGATCGCCGCCAGGCACAGGGCTAGCTTCAGCTCATCGGCGCCGACGACAGCGGCCAGGGGGAAGTGGAGGAGGGCGCTCATGGTGGATTCCTGCGGATTGCGTCCAGGCATGGTAGCGAACCGGGCGCCTGGCATGCGACCAATGTTCATCGCCTGCATAGAGGCAAGTCATTGATCGGCGCGGCGCGATGCAGTAACTTGGCTGCACTTCCACGGAGAACATCATGCCGTCCAGCCTGTCCATCCAGTCCCTCGCCCGCCTCGGTGCCATTGGCTCCGTAGTCGCTCGTGAGCAGGTCCTGGCTGCCGCTGCCGGCTATTTCTTCTATGGGTATTGGTTTAGCCAAAGGCGCGCCTGAATACCCCACAGGCGCCCTAGCAAGCAGGGTCGCCAACCAGACAGATTCACGAAACCCCGGTCGGCAACCCGACCGGGGTTTTTGTTTTTCCGGCCCACAAGGCCAACGCATCGAACCGAGCCAAAACGCTCAGACCAGAGGATCGCAGCATGACCGCCTACACCACTTACTACCGCTATTACCGCAACTCCGACTGGCGATTTAGCACCGTAGCTTGCGCCACCCAGCGAGCCTTGCCACGAACACCTAGATAGAGCGCCGAGCGCGGAACGAACACCGCGCCGGCCAAGGATGCCAGCCAGATGAATGCTTCCACTTCCACCCTGATCCGCCCGCAGTCCGCCGAAGTCCTGGACCTGCCGTTGCCCTCCGCTCGCCGTCGCGAGCAGCCATTGCCCAGCCCTGCCGAACTGCGCCAGCGCCTGCCGTTGTCCGCCGTCACGGCGCACCAGGTCCGCGAAAGTCGCGACGCCATTCGCGCCGTGCTCGACGGCCACGATCCCCGCCTGCTGGTGGTGATCGGCCCGTGCTCCCTGCACGACCCGGTTTCCGCCCTCGAATACGCCGATCGCCTCGCCGAACTGGCGCCGCGCGTGAGCGACCAGTTGTTGCTGGTGATGCGCGCCTACGTCGAGAAGCCGCGTACCACCATCGGCTGGAAGGGCCTGGTCTACGACCCTCGACTGGACGGTAGCGGTGACATGGCCGGCGGCCTCGAACTGTCGCGCCGGCTGATGCTGGGCATGCTCGAACGCGGCCTGCCGATCGCCACCGAACTGCTGCAACCACTGGTGGCCGGTTACTTCGACGACCTGCTGGGCTGGGCCGCCATCGGCGCGCGCACCAGCGAGTCGCAGGTGCACCGTGAGATGGTCAGCGGCCTCGACCTGCCGGTGGGCTTCAAGAACGGCACCGACGGCAGCATCGGCATCGCCACCGACGCCATGCGCTCTGCTGCGCACCCGCACCAGCACTTCGGCATCGATGCGCAGGGCCGCCCGTCGCTGGTGCAGACCCAAGGCAACCCGGACACTCATCTGGTGCTACGCGGCGGCCACACCGGGCCGAATTTCGATGCGGCCAGCGTGCAGCAGATTCGCCAGGGGCTGGAGAAGCTCGGCATTGCTCCGAGCATCATGGTTGACTGCAGCCACGCCAATAGTGGCAAAGACCCGCTGCGCCAGCCGGCCGTGCTGGACAGCGTGCTCGACCAGCGCCTGGCGGGCGACGCTACGCTGCGCGGTGTGATGCTGGAGAGCCATCTGTTCGACGGCTGCCAGCCGCTGTCTGGCGAGCTGCGCTACGGCGTGTCGATCACCGACGGCTGCCTGGGCTGGAGCGGCACCGAGGCGCTGCTGCTGAGTGCGGCAGAGCGGCTGCGCCGGGGCTGAGCCGCTCCTACACGCAATCCTGCGGCGCTGTGCGTGGTAATGACCTGTAAATCGTAGGGCGGATAACGCGTCGGCGTTATCCGCCGCGAGGCAAACGGCGGATAACCCGTTCCGGGTTATGCGCCCTACGGTCGTGCATCGCGCCGGATGCCATCGCGTCCGGAGTCCGCTCCTACGCTAGCTCGAAAGCCCTCACTGCTCCTCGCTGTCCACCAGCAGGTTTTCCAGCGTCTCGCGGTACTCCCCCGGCTCTTCCCACAACCCGCGCTGCTGCGCCTCCACTAGGCGTTCGGCGATGTCGCGCAGGGCCTCGGGGTTGTGCTGGCGGATGAACTCGCGGGTGTCGTCGTCCAGCAGGTAGGCGTCGGCCAGCAGGCGGTACTGGTGGTCGTCCACCAGTTCGCTGGTGGCGTCGAAGGCGAACAGGTAGTCCACCGTCGCGGCCAGTTCGAAGGCGCCCTTGTAGCCGTGGCGCTTCATGCCGGCGATCCATTTCGGGTTCACCGCGCGGGCGCGCACCACGCGGCCGAGTTCTTCCTTGAGCGTGCGGATGCGCGGGTTGTCCGGCTGGCTGTGGTCGCCGTGGTAGCTGGCCAGCGCCTGGCCCTGGATCACTTCGGCGGCGGCCAGCATGCCGCCCTGGAACTGGTAGTAGTCGTTGGAATCGAGGATGTCGTGCTCGCGGTTGTCCTGGTTGTGCAGCACGGCCTGCAGGCCGGACAGGCGCTGGGCGAAGCGCTCGCGCGCCGGGGTGCCGTCATCGCTGGCGCCGTAGGCGTAGCCGCCCCAGTTCAGGTAGGCCTCGGCGAGGTCCGCGCGGCTGTCCCACTGGCGCGATTCGATCACGCCCTGTACGCCGGCACCGTAGGCGCCGGGTTGGGCGCCGAAGATGCGCCAACCGGCCTGGCGGCGCGCTTCATCAAGCTTCAGTCCCTCGGCTTGCAGGCGTGCCTGATCGGCGCGCACACGAGCGGCCAGCGGGTTCAGCTCGTCCGGCTCATCCAGCGCGGCGACCGCCTGCACGGCGGCATCGAACAGGCGGATCAGGTTGGCGAAGGCATCGCGGAAGAAGCCCGAGACGCGCAGCGTCACGTCCACTCGCGGACGGTCGAGCAGGGTGATCGGCAGTATCTCGAAGTCTTCCACGCGCTGGCTGCCGGCCTGCCACACCGGACGCACGCCGAGCAGCGCGAGTGCCTGGGCGATGTCGTCGCCGCCGGTGCGCATGGTCGCGGTGCCCCACACCGACAGGCCGAGCTGGCGCAGGTGGTCGCCGTGGTCCTGCAGGTGGCGTTCCAGCAGCCGGCTGGCGGATTGGAAGCCAAGGCGGAAGGCGGTGGGTGTGGGCAGGTTGCGCACGTCCACGGTGAAAAAGTTGCGCCCGGTGGGCAGCACGTCGACCCGCCCGCGGCTGGGCGCGCCGCTGGGGCCGGGCGGTACGAAGCGGCCAGCGAGGCCGGCGAGCAGATGGCCGATTTCGCTGGCGCCGCAGGCGTCGAGGGCCGTGGCGATCTGCTGGTGCAGTTGCGCCAGGACCGCCGCGCTGGCACTGCCGGGCGCGCTGGCAAGGCCGTCGATCAGGCGCAGGGCGAACAGCTCCAGGCGCTCGCGGGTGTCGCCGTTGCTGCGCCAGGGGTCTTCGCTCACGGCGAGCAGCACGTCCGGGCGCGGGCCCTCCCAGGCCTCGGCGAAGGCTTCATCCAGCGGGTCGCGACCCAGGTGCAGGTCTTCGCTCAGCGCGCGCAGCAGGCTGGCGTTGCCGCCGCGCCCGTCGCCGCGTGGAATGCGTACCAGCGACAGCAGGGTATCGCGGCGCAAGTCGCCCGCCGGGGATTCGCCGAACACATGCAGGCCGTCGCGAATCTGCGATTCCTTGAGGTCGCACAGGTAGGCGTCCAGCTGCGGCAGCCAGCTTTCCGGATCGTCACTCAGTTGCAGGCCCAGCTCGCGGTCCAGTGCGGTGTCGCGCACCAGCCTGAGGATGTCGCCGCGCAGTTCGGTGGCGCGGCGCGGGTCGAGCAGGGAGGCGTCGTAGTACTCGTCGGCCAGGCGTTCGAGGTCGCGCAGCGGGCCGTAGTTTTCCGCGCGGGTCAGCGGCGGCATCAGGTGGTCGATGATCACCGCCTGGGCGCGGCGCTTGGCCTGCGCGCCTTCGCCGGGGTCGTTGACGATGAACGGGTAGAGGTTCGGCAGCGGGCCGAGGATCGCGTCCGGCCAGCATTCCTCGGAGAGCCCGACGCCCTTGCCCGGCAGCCATTCGAGGTTGCCGTGCTTGCCGACGTGGATCACCGCGTCGGCGCCGAACACTTCGCGCAGCCAGAAGTAGAAGGCGAGGTAGCCGTGGGGCGGCACCAGCGACGGATCGTGGTAGATCGCCGCCGCGTCCAGCTGGTAGCCGCGCGCCGGCTGGATGCCGACGAAGCCCAGGCCCAGGCGCAGGCCGGCGACCATCATGCGGCCGCCGCGGAACATCGGGTCCTGCTGCGGTTCGCCCCAGCGTTCGCGCACGGCCTGCTGGTTGGCTTGAGGGAGGCGGGCGAAGCAGGCGAGATAGTCGTCCAGCGCCAGGCTCTGCGCGCAGGGGCGCAGGTCGAGGTTGTCCAGATCGTTGCTGACGCCGCCGAGCAGTTGCTGGATCAGCGCGGTGCCGGAGTCGGGCAGGCCGGCGACCGGGTAACCCCGGGCCTCCAGCGCACGGAGGATGTTCAGCGCGGCGGCCGGCGTATCGAGGCCGACGCCGTTGCCGATGCGCCCGTCGCGGGTCGGGTAGTTCGCCAGGATCAGCGCCACGCGCTTGTCGGCGTTGGCCTTGCGCGAGAGCAGCATCCAGCGCCGCGCCAGTTCGGCGACGAAATCCATGCCCGGCAGGTGCGGCAGGTAGCAGACCACGTCG
The Pseudomonas triclosanedens DNA segment above includes these coding regions:
- the cobN gene encoding cobaltochelatase subunit CobN — translated: MHLLRTQPGGFVPDDGIAHLAQTPAELVILCSGDSHLALLAEAARELPEDYPSLRLANPMQLQNHASVDLYVDEVLQYAKVILISVHGGVGYWRYGMEQLAALAERGATLIAVPGDDKPDPELTALCNVAPADADRLWQYLRQGGMDNARQFFACLANRHLQRDYAWSEPRTLPRVAVYHPHVGSSDLARWQADWNPECPVAALLFYRTHLQAANTGFIDTFCERLQAQGINPLPIAVASLKEAACLSAVEDLLDSADAELIINTTGFAQSNPEAPQDRPFRRDVPVLQAICSLDNHGLWRANPQGLGPRDLAMHIALPELDGRIITRPISFKGLAWRSERSQSDVVCYLPHLPGMDFVAELARRWMLLSRKANADKRVALILANYPTRDGRIGNGVGLDTPAAALNILRALEARGYPVAGLPDSGTALIQQLLGGVSNDLDNLDLRPCAQSLALDDYLACFARLPQANQQAVRERWGEPQQDPMFRGGRMMVAGLRLGLGFVGIQPARGYQLDAAAIYHDPSLVPPHGYLAFYFWLREVFGADAVIHVGKHGNLEWLPGKGVGLSEECWPDAILGPLPNLYPFIVNDPGEGAQAKRRAQAVIIDHLMPPLTRAENYGPLRDLERLADEYYDASLLDPRRATELRGDILRLVRDTALDRELGLQLSDDPESWLPQLDAYLCDLKESQIRDGLHVFGESPAGDLRRDTLLSLVRIPRGDGRGGNASLLRALSEDLHLGRDPLDEAFAEAWEGPRPDVLLAVSEDPWRSNGDTRERLELFALRLIDGLASAPGSASAAVLAQLHQQIATALDACGASEIGHLLAGLAGRFVPPGPSGAPSRGRVDVLPTGRNFFTVDVRNLPTPTAFRLGFQSASRLLERHLQDHGDHLRQLGLSVWGTATMRTGGDDIAQALALLGVRPVWQAGSQRVEDFEILPITLLDRPRVDVTLRVSGFFRDAFANLIRLFDAAVQAVAALDEPDELNPLAARVRADQARLQAEGLKLDEARRQAGWRIFGAQPGAYGAGVQGVIESRQWDSRADLAEAYLNWGGYAYGASDDGTPARERFAQRLSGLQAVLHNQDNREHDILDSNDYYQFQGGMLAAAEVIQGQALASYHGDHSQPDNPRIRTLKEELGRVVRARAVNPKWIAGMKRHGYKGAFELAATVDYLFAFDATSELVDDHQYRLLADAYLLDDDTREFIRQHNPEALRDIAERLVEAQQRGLWEEPGEYRETLENLLVDSEEQ
- a CDS encoding 3-deoxy-7-phosphoheptulonate synthase, translating into MNASTSTLIRPQSAEVLDLPLPSARRREQPLPSPAELRQRLPLSAVTAHQVRESRDAIRAVLDGHDPRLLVVIGPCSLHDPVSALEYADRLAELAPRVSDQLLLVMRAYVEKPRTTIGWKGLVYDPRLDGSGDMAGGLELSRRLMLGMLERGLPIATELLQPLVAGYFDDLLGWAAIGARTSESQVHREMVSGLDLPVGFKNGTDGSIGIATDAMRSAAHPHQHFGIDAQGRPSLVQTQGNPDTHLVLRGGHTGPNFDAASVQQIRQGLEKLGIAPSIMVDCSHANSGKDPLRQPAVLDSVLDQRLAGDATLRGVMLESHLFDGCQPLSGELRYGVSITDGCLGWSGTEALLLSAAERLRRG
- a CDS encoding ATP-binding protein; translated protein: MSALLHFPLAAVVGADELKLALCLAAIDPAIGGVLIEGPRGMAKSTLARGVADLLDGGRFVTLPLGASEERIVGTLDLDAALGEGRAQFSPGVLAHAHGGVLYVDEVNLLADHLVDLLLDVAASGINLIERDGLSHSHPARFVLIGTMNPEEGELRPQLLDRFGLKVQLEGAPAPAERAEIVRRRLAFDANPQAFLEHWHDAQQALRQRCHDARQRLVAIALDDAALEQIAERCHAAGVDGLRADLVWLRAARAHAAWRGATNIESSDIDAVEHFALAHRRRHCAQQPSAQAQSEQAPSQPPRQAGTSNGEGQWGELPAQSIAMGERRQLTGWPKKP
- a CDS encoding vWA domain-containing protein, which produces MSIRPRPAPGADASPRPGQLAGGRSGARQHGAAGRIDWPATLCNGRPQRRADLVLRARSRKSAELWLVIVDASASTRRHGALAQAKGVLADTFEQAYRQRARLAVLHATGTQPRWLWQGQKASTQLQEWLDRLGAGGGTPLIEALQQAQAWLEKRQRQKPGESQRLLVLTDGRLRDWPALQPMACPALLIDIEGGEVRLGRAQRLARELGAQYRTIAELPGIGR